The following proteins are co-located in the Pedobacter sp. FW305-3-2-15-E-R2A2 genome:
- a CDS encoding SusD/RagB family nutrient-binding outer membrane lipoprotein, translating into MKKTFLLCLSCFIGCFYGCTKGELDRINTDPTKSTPENFDPNFLLPTAQLKFANKGYYQLLYQSTMMQLLSSTYYYYNNGDKYINVANFTDYQGRIFDEGYAEASGIREMQRLAREKDPNAYKNLINIGDIVFVMILQRITDTYGDVPYHQAGKAREGIKYPVYDTQEDIYNSMLTDLETAIKNLDPAAPGVTADLFYKGDLTKWRKFGYSLMLRIAMRLTKVDPEKARIWAEKAAAGGTFTDNNDNTFISMDASSFNSQNGTSLALRTLSDYREVRWSKTLIDQLRNTADPRLSVIGEIPAEGFANNNNQNLSGNPDPLIQKGLPNGYDLLGGTTDIRNHPEYPGGTGNGTDLAPLGKYSRPRTSVYLKLGGPVFLMTYGETELLLAEAAVRNWKVKGSATEHFSNGVKAALQSLAQVDPQANITMEKVNAYVKAQKLDQSSTEKSLEMINMQYWISTGTTFNFIEAWLNWKRSGYPRLTPVNYPGNVTNGTIPRRMIYLSTEILNNPDQYKAAVSRLPGGDALTSRVWWDQ; encoded by the coding sequence ATGAAAAAGACCTTTCTTCTTTGCTTAAGTTGCTTCATCGGTTGTTTCTATGGCTGTACCAAAGGAGAACTGGATCGCATCAATACCGATCCGACAAAATCCACTCCGGAGAATTTTGATCCGAACTTCCTGCTGCCTACGGCACAGCTAAAATTTGCCAATAAGGGATATTATCAGCTGCTTTACCAGAGCACCATGATGCAGCTGCTGTCCTCTACCTATTATTACTACAATAACGGGGATAAATACATCAATGTGGCCAATTTCACAGATTATCAGGGGAGGATTTTTGATGAAGGATATGCGGAAGCTTCCGGCATCCGCGAAATGCAGCGGCTGGCTAGAGAAAAAGATCCCAATGCTTATAAAAACCTGATTAATATCGGAGACATTGTGTTTGTTATGATTTTGCAACGCATTACCGATACCTATGGTGATGTTCCTTATCACCAGGCAGGAAAAGCAAGAGAGGGGATAAAATATCCTGTTTACGATACTCAGGAAGACATTTACAATTCCATGTTAACAGACCTGGAAACCGCAATCAAGAACCTCGACCCCGCAGCACCTGGGGTAACTGCCGATCTCTTTTACAAAGGTGACCTTACGAAATGGCGCAAATTTGGCTACTCCCTAATGTTGAGAATCGCCATGAGGCTAACGAAAGTTGATCCGGAGAAAGCCAGAATATGGGCAGAAAAAGCGGCTGCCGGAGGTACTTTTACGGACAACAACGACAATACCTTTATCAGCATGGATGCTTCCAGTTTTAACAGTCAGAATGGGACTTCCCTTGCTTTGCGCACACTTTCCGATTACAGAGAGGTGCGCTGGAGCAAGACGCTGATCGATCAGCTTAGAAACACAGCTGACCCCAGGTTATCTGTCATAGGAGAGATTCCAGCCGAGGGTTTTGCGAATAACAACAATCAAAATCTCTCCGGCAACCCGGACCCGCTGATTCAGAAAGGTCTGCCAAATGGTTATGACCTTTTAGGCGGAACAACAGACATCCGCAACCATCCGGAATATCCGGGGGGAACTGGCAATGGGACTGATCTTGCTCCCTTAGGGAAATATTCCCGCCCCAGAACTTCCGTATATTTAAAACTCGGGGGGCCGGTATTTTTAATGACTTATGGGGAGACAGAATTGCTCCTTGCAGAAGCGGCAGTAAGAAACTGGAAGGTCAAAGGCAGCGCAACCGAACACTTTAGCAATGGCGTTAAAGCGGCACTGCAATCATTGGCACAGGTAGATCCTCAGGCAAATATTACGATGGAAAAGGTCAACGCTTATGTCAAGGCCCAGAAATTGGATCAGTCTTCTACAGAAAAATCACTGGAAATGATCAATATGCAGTATTGGATCAGCACAGGTACGACCTTTAACTTCATTGAGGCCTGGCTCAACTGGAAAAGATCAGGATATCCACGCCTCACTCCTGTCAACTATCCCGGAAACGTAACCAATGGTACGATTCCGCGCAGAATGATCTATTTATCTACAGAGATTTTAAACAACCCAGACCAATATAAAGCAGCGGTCTCGAGACTTCCGGGAGGCGATGCACTCACCTCAAGGGTGTGGTGGGACCAGTAA
- the cysM gene encoding cysteine synthase CysM, whose translation MGNIIEFVGNTPLVEIQKLHSNPDVKIYAKLEGNNPGGSVKDRAALNMIRSAMERGDVKKGTKLIEATSGNTGIALAMIASIYDLEIELVMPSNSTRERTLTMEAYGAKVTLLESIEVCRDYAEEKGTHEGYFLLNQFANPDNYLAHYKTTGPEIWRDTDQKITHFVSSMGTTGSIMGNSMFLKEQNPEIQIVGCQPTEESSIPGIRRWPIEYLPKIFDPSRVDRVMDVSQKEATEMTRKLAKTEGIFAGMSSGGALACSLKLAAELSSGVIVFIACDRGDRYLSSELFG comes from the coding sequence ATGGGAAATATTATAGAATTCGTCGGAAATACCCCTTTAGTAGAGATTCAGAAGTTACATTCCAATCCTGATGTTAAGATTTATGCGAAGCTGGAAGGCAACAACCCCGGCGGAAGTGTGAAAGACAGAGCTGCTTTAAACATGATCCGTTCTGCGATGGAACGTGGTGATGTTAAAAAAGGAACAAAGTTGATTGAAGCGACGAGTGGAAATACAGGAATCGCATTGGCGATGATTGCCAGCATCTATGACCTGGAAATTGAACTGGTGATGCCTTCAAATTCCACACGGGAACGCACCCTGACGATGGAAGCCTATGGTGCAAAAGTAACCTTACTGGAATCTATAGAGGTTTGTCGCGATTATGCCGAAGAAAAAGGAACACATGAAGGATATTTTCTTTTGAACCAGTTTGCAAACCCTGACAATTACCTGGCACACTATAAAACTACAGGTCCTGAGATCTGGAGAGATACCGATCAGAAAATTACCCATTTTGTGAGTTCTATGGGAACTACGGGAAGTATCATGGGCAATTCCATGTTTCTGAAAGAACAAAATCCGGAGATTCAGATTGTCGGTTGTCAGCCTACAGAAGAATCTTCGATCCCAGGAATCCGCAGGTGGCCAATTGAATACCTTCCTAAAATATTTGACCCTTCAAGAGTAGACCGTGTAATGGATGTTTCTCAAAAAGAGGCGACAGAAATGACCCGTAAACTGGCAAAAACAGAAGGCATTTTTGCTGGAATGAGCAGTGGTGGTGCATTGGCCTGTTCTCTGAAACTGGCTGCAGAGTTGAGTTCCGGAGTGATTGTATTCATTGCCTGTGATAGAGGAGACCGTTACCTGAGCAGCGAATTGTTCGGTTAA
- the epsC gene encoding serine O-acetyltransferase EpsC: protein MSEEFYLHIFNKQKGVEAVPSNQVVASWAINLMDLIYPERSTATKYTIAEIQGLFSGLERELTQILNATKACKNCNNELISKAFFQGLPELYRKMNTDIASILSGDPAAKSEFEIIRTYPGFLAISMYRIANVLQKSDVPLIPRILTEYAHSQTGIDIHPGAEIGEYLYIDHGTGIVIGETTVIGDHVKLYQGVTLGALSVEKYMANTKRHPTIEDHVIIYSGATILGGETIIGDNSIIGGNVWLTKSVPPHSTVYHQSAIKVIETKHKD from the coding sequence ATGAGCGAAGAATTTTATCTTCATATTTTTAATAAACAAAAGGGTGTGGAAGCGGTTCCTTCCAACCAGGTGGTGGCTTCCTGGGCCATTAACCTGATGGACCTGATATATCCGGAACGTTCCACCGCTACGAAATATACGATTGCCGAAATTCAAGGGTTGTTTTCCGGTCTGGAAAGAGAACTGACGCAAATTTTAAATGCCACAAAGGCTTGTAAGAACTGTAATAATGAATTGATTTCCAAAGCTTTTTTTCAAGGTTTGCCGGAGTTGTACCGTAAAATGAATACCGATATCGCTTCCATCTTAAGTGGCGATCCGGCAGCAAAAAGTGAATTTGAAATCATTCGTACTTATCCGGGCTTCCTGGCGATTTCCATGTATCGCATTGCAAATGTTTTGCAGAAGTCTGATGTTCCTTTGATTCCCAGGATTCTTACGGAATATGCGCATTCCCAAACCGGAATAGACATCCATCCGGGAGCGGAAATCGGAGAGTATTTATATATAGATCATGGGACCGGAATCGTAATCGGAGAGACGACGGTGATTGGAGACCATGTTAAATTATATCAGGGCGTTACTTTAGGAGCGCTAAGTGTAGAAAAATACATGGCCAATACCAAGCGTCACCCTACGATAGAAGACCATGTGATCATCTATTCCGGAGCAACGATCCTGGGTGGAGAAACCATTATCGGCGACAATTCCATCATCGGTGGAAACGTATGGCTGACTAAAAGTGTGCCTCCACACTCCACAGTATACCACCAGTCGGCCATTAAAGTGATTGAAACAAAACATAAAGATTAA